The window CGCACTGCGCTCGGGCTCGGCCCGCTGATCACGTCGTGCCAGTAGAACCGCAGGTGGCTCAGCTTCTCGCGCACCGGCTTCTTCACTGCTCTCTGGCTCTGCAGGAAGCCAtacgcctcctcctccgccgcacaGGCTACAGTGAACAACACCGCAGtaaacgagaggaagaagaagagggtggCAGAGGGAATGTAGAGGAGTCTGGCCATTGGGGAACTCCGGAGAGTGCTCAGGGCGAGGAGTTCGAAGAACTCGGTGTCTACATAAAAAAGGGAGAACGCGAAAGGTGGTCAGTATCCTTTCTCGTCTGAAAAGTTGACAGAACTGGCAGGGGTTGGTGGGTGGATTGGTGGTTCTCGGGCTTTGGCTTCTGAGACGGTGGCGTAAGAGGAGGAACAGCTGTCGTCCGCCATGGGTAGGCTATCATTGCTCTGTTTCATGCGGAAAAAGCTCGGAACAACCGCTTGGCCATGGCGGTTTTGCTTACACAACTGGATCGAGAAGACAAGAAGATGATGGGTTTTCAATTTATTCTTAGAAATTTCGTAAATATATTTTCTCTATTAAGAATAAAAGATGGTAATATCTCTAAAAACATGATATTTTTCGATGAGATCATTACTAGGAGGAGACTAACCAACAACCTCTGGTACCTGCCACCGTCGTACCAGCAGACATTGCTCTCTTGACATGCTTTGTCGTCTGGGAAGTCGTCGTCATCATCCTCTGGATGAGATATTAAGAGTCTTGATTCTTCAGAGTTCTCTAAGGAGAGGTCACTGGTCACTCTCATCTTTCCTTGCAAGGATGCATCGTTTTGCTTTAAAATTCGGGCTCGCCATAGACGATATACCGTGACCTCGATGATTGATGGAGTAGAAGCGAACCTGATCGATTCCAGTCCAACAACCCCATGATTGATTATATAAGTGACATTGTTGTAGAAGATAACAGAGCTCGTGATGAGGTCTGACATGCGAAAAGAGACGAACTAAAACCAAATCACTAATGATGACACTGTACACCACCACGGCAACGTCAGTCGTGGGGTTGTTGTATACTTCATGCCCTGGGCGTAGCCGCGGGCCAAAGCTGAATACCCCGTTCCCGCACACTGGACGGCACCgtgatagaaatgaaatataaAAAGAAGATTACATTGATTGACGCCCTTGTAAGATGGTGCTTCTGTCAACTACGtgagaaacacatagttgatgtATGACAATTTGTTCTCGCATAAAGTAAAAATCGATGacgatgtgtttcatgcgtgagtggaataccAGATTGGCGCATGGATAAGTGGCTTCGATATTGTCaccatatattgtaggagtagagttgatattgatgccaagttccttgaggagattcatgacccaattgaATTCTACAGCAGCGGTGGCAatgacacggtattcagcttcagttgtagaacatgcaattgtcttttgcttcttggaactcCAACTTATCGGATTAGgtgcaaggaagataatatatcccgatgtggatgttctgtcatcaaaattctctgcccaatcaacatcaacaaaggcatggagatgaaggagagagtgtttacgaaaaaagaagCCATGATTGATAGTCCCACGAAGATATCACAATATTCGTTTGACTGCAGAGCAATGCATAatcgatggtcgatgcatgaattgagataatttattgaccgcaaatgagatatctggacgggtgagagataagtactataaggagccaatGACTCGATggtattgagttgggtctgtAACAGGGCTTTCATCACATAGTTTGAGCGACTCGCTAGTAGACATAGGTGTTGTAACTGcctttgcatcttgcatgttcgttttagataatagatcttgaatatactttcgttgtgataggaagagcccggaagatgtatatgttgtttctactcccaaaaaatagctcaaggttcctagatctttaagagagaatcgatctgctaaatgtttgaggaatgccttgattttcataggattattgcctgtgacaataatatcatctacatatatcaGAAGATATAATATATTGTCACTttggtgataaagaaataaagagtatcagacttagagttgatgaagccaattgatgccaaaaacgagccaagttaggtgtaccaagctcttggagcctaacaaagtccataaatagctttttgtagtttacaaacatgtttTGGATATTAAGAGTGGATGAAGCTAGGAGGTTGCTGTATGAAGACATCGTCAGTTAGGgtcccctgtagaaaggcattgttaacatcgagTTGACGTAAATGCCAACTTTTTTAGATGATCAAACTCAGAATAAGTAAGATGGTTACGAGTTTAACAGCCGTGCTTAATGTTGAAGTCAATCCAATTTGGGCAGTAAAGTGCGTGTCGAGGCGACACTGATATGTACCAAATCTAGGAATTTAGAGATGGTTCTGAACGCTGCTTGTCAGGACGAAGAAGGTGGAGCAGAGGACAGCGACTTGGGAGAAGAGCAAATCATTGCTGTTACAGCTGCTGTGGCAAAGAGGGTTGCTGTGACTGCGTCAGAGAGGGCTGCTGCAACTGCGGCAAAGAGGGCTGCTGCAGCTACTGCGGCAGAGAGGGCTGTTGTGGCTATTGTGGTAGAGAGAGCTGCTGCGGCAAAGAGAGCTGCTGCGGTTGCTACGGCAAAGAGAGCTACTACTGCGGCTGCTGCGACAAAGAGAGCTGTTGCGGCTGCTGCGGCAAAGAGAGTTGCTGTGGCTGCAGTAGAGAGGGCTGCTACGATTGCTATGTCAAAGATGGCGGCAAcggctcgctcgagcgagatgcgggaacGAGGATAGGTAGCAGGCCGGGGAGCAATTGTGAGGCTGCGTCGGCTTTGCTTCTGCAGGAAGAGGCAGAGGAAAGGCAACAGTAAAAAATACCGTCGGCGTAGGGAGGAGTAGAAGGCGTGGCGATGCTGGCCCTTGTTCAGCTTCGAAGGAGGCCGACTTCCGTGGAAAACGCTGCAGCGATAAGAGCTCGACGGAGGAAGATGCCGCTATTGCTGATTATATACAGCAACAGCACTTGATGGCAGGAGCAGCGACGGAGAGAGGGAGCTACTGAGATGGAGTCGCGGTCCACAAAAGGAGCCGAGATTCAGTGGTGGCCTTCACAGTGATAACTCTGATACCACGATAGAaatgaattataaaaaaaaagattgcaTTGATTGAAACAATACACAATCCTCCATATTTAAAGAGAATTTTAGGAGGATTTTTCTTAACATATTTACGATATCTCATCATGTAATTAGGGAGATCTTGGCTATATACTGTAGTTGGGGAGAACTGGGAACTTTGAATGGGAAGAATCCCAatcagggtggatggaagctataCACTGTCGTCTACAGCTGTGAGCTTAATCCTCGGATGACGGCTTCTATCCTGTTGTTCTATCTACCATTGTTCATAAGATTACTCGCACCAATGCGGTTTGCCGAACCTGCCGCTTATTGATTGAGAGACGAAGACTTATGCACGGAGTTTACAGCGACTATTGTAGAAGACGACGAAATAATACCAAACCACTAGTAATGCATGACAAAGACATTGTACTCGACCACGGCGTCGCCGGTCTTGGGGTCGAAGCTGTGCGTCCTGGCCTGGGCGTAGCCGCGGGCCAGCCGGAACAGCCCGCTCCCGCCCACCACCGGCATCTCCCGCACATCAGAGAACACCGCGTTCCGCCCCAGGACGGCGATCGTGCTCCCGTTGTACTTCCCCTCCACGAAGGCCAAGTTCATGGCCATGAGCAGGGCGGTCTCCTCCTTAGCGGCGAGCGCGTAGAACCCCTGCGCCCGGCCGACGAGCCGTGACGACAGCTCCGGCCCCACCGTCATCGGGTCGTCGATCATGACCACAGTGCCGAACCCGCTGGCCGACGCGTTCGTGGACGAGGCGGCGGCCCGGGCCACGGTGACGGCGGTCGGGTCCGGCCCGCTCACCACGTCGTGCCAGTAGAACCGCAGGTGGCTCAGCTTCTCGCGCACCGGCTTCTTCACCAGCTTCTCGCTCTGGAGGAACCCATGCGGCTCTTCTGCTGCAGAAGCAAAAGCGAACACGAcagcaaagaggaagaagaagccggtgGTAAAGGAAAAGCCACGGAGTTCGGCCATGGCTGCACCCACGCTGGAGAGTCTTCAGGACTTCGTGCCAAATCCTTcttaaaagaaaaggagaagtgaCAGATGTGGCTGCAAAGGAACCATCGTCCATTGTCTGAACAGTAACCGGTCAAAAGTCCTGGATGTGCTGTAGTGGTTGGCTGCAAGAAAACGAGAAAAGCTCTTTCCATGGGTTGGTTAGCGGCCATCATTTTCTTGCTTCATCAGGTCAAATAGATGCGTTGCTCTCTTCACATCAGGTCAAATGTGAAGGACCATACCGGCAAGTTGTTCTGCCTGCTCTAAGGATCGCATCAAATGATGGAGATATTGACGTACGTCAAGAACAGTGGAAATCGTCTCCAAAGCAGAAAGAAACCAACCGAACTCAAAGTCATTATAAGTTTGGAATTCTTTGTTGATACTTCTTGCCGTCCACAGCAATCTTAAATTAGAAGATTCAATATGCATGCATGTCTTTACTTTGTATCTGAAGCAACACTCTTTAAAGTTTAGGCCACCAAAATGATTAGATTTATTGGAAGATAAATTGCAGTTTATGTTTGAGAAGAAATGGTTTTCGATACGAAAAAAACTAATGGAGCATCATAATTCATCTATCAGGTAATACCAATATTGAATGGATCTTCAAAGCCGAAGTTGGTTGAAATTTTCGATAATCTTAGTTGTATTTTTGTATACAATTGAAGAAGTCAAATGATAAAACGAAGAGAAGTATGATCAACAGAGGATGCCATTTAAGAGTCGTTGAGTTGCTTCTGGTGGTATCATCTTTCAAGATCGGGGAAGAGGTAATGAAA of the Musa acuminata AAA Group cultivar baxijiao chromosome BXJ2-10, Cavendish_Baxijiao_AAA, whole genome shotgun sequence genome contains:
- the LOC103975094 gene encoding uncharacterized protein LOC103975094 → MVLNAACQDEEGGAEDSDLGEEQIIAVTAAVAKRVAVTASERAAATAAKRAAAATAAERAVVAIVVERAAAAKRAAAVATAKRATTAAAATKRAVAAAAAKRVAVAAVERAATIAMSKMAATARSSEMRERG
- the LOC135624609 gene encoding dirigent protein 22-like, translated to MAELRGFSFTTGFFFLFAVVFAFASAAEEPHGFLQSEKLVKKPVREKLSHLRFYWHDVVSGPDPTAVTVARAAASSTNASASGFGTVVMIDDPMTVGPELSSRLVGRAQGFYALAAKEETALLMAMNLAFVEGKYNGSTIAVLGRNAVFSDVREMPVVGGSGLFRLARGYAQARTHSFDPKTGDAVVEYNVFVMHY